From Chloroflexota bacterium, one genomic window encodes:
- a CDS encoding MFS transporter has translation MLSPKTHPAINQTGLRANLGQFSLLMLINAMVGGMIGLERTILPILGSQTFGLNSTTTVLSFIISFGLVKALMNLIAGVLADRYGRKRILVLGWLVGLPVPWMLIYAPSWGWIVAANVLLGINQGLAWSMAVVMKIDLVGPQQRGFAVGLNEFTGYMAVAITAWLTGYLASSYGVRPVPFYLGIGYAIIGLGLSIGLVRETHGLVQQATSTSSNFWQLVQQTSWGNRSLFGASQAGLINNLNDGMAWGILPLFFASYGLDLPAIGLLKFIYPAVWSVGQLITGPLSDKLGRKALIVQGMLLQAAALGLIVNTTSFGWWLLSSIGLGLGTAMVYPTLIAVVSDNATPASRARVLGIYRFWRDLGYAIGALLAGIIADWLGMAWAIGLVAGLTAISSLLAHSNLNKA, from the coding sequence GTGCTATCGCCTAAAACCCATCCTGCGATCAACCAAACTGGCCTACGCGCCAATCTTGGTCAATTTAGCCTGCTGATGCTGATCAATGCCATGGTCGGCGGCATGATTGGCCTAGAACGCACGATCTTGCCAATTCTTGGCAGCCAAACCTTTGGCCTGAACAGCACCACCACTGTGTTGAGTTTTATCATCAGTTTTGGCTTGGTCAAAGCCTTGATGAACTTGATCGCTGGGGTTTTGGCTGATCGCTATGGGCGCAAACGAATTTTGGTGTTGGGTTGGCTGGTGGGATTGCCAGTGCCATGGATGTTGATTTATGCCCCAAGTTGGGGCTGGATCGTTGCCGCCAATGTGTTGCTTGGCATCAACCAAGGCTTAGCTTGGTCAATGGCAGTCGTGATGAAAATTGATTTGGTAGGGCCACAACAACGCGGGTTTGCGGTTGGCCTCAACGAATTTACTGGTTATATGGCGGTTGCCATCACCGCTTGGCTAACTGGCTATTTGGCTAGCAGCTATGGCGTGCGGCCTGTGCCCTTTTATCTTGGCATCGGCTATGCCATCATAGGCCTTGGGTTATCGATTGGCTTGGTGCGCGAAACCCATGGCTTGGTGCAGCAAGCCACCAGCACGAGCAGCAATTTCTGGCAGCTGGTGCAGCAAACATCATGGGGCAATCGCAGCTTATTTGGAGCCAGTCAGGCAGGCTTGATCAACAATCTTAACGATGGCATGGCTTGGGGCATTTTGCCGCTGTTTTTCGCCAGCTATGGGCTTGATCTGCCAGCGATTGGCTTGCTCAAATTTATCTATCCAGCGGTTTGGAGCGTTGGCCAACTGATTACGGGGCCGCTCTCCGACAAACTTGGGCGCAAAGCGCTGATTGTGCAGGGAATGTTGCTGCAAGCCGCTGCGTTGGGCTTGATTGTCAACACCACTAGTTTTGGTTGGTGGTTGCTGAGCAGCATTGGTTTGGGCCTTGGCACGGCCATGGTCTACCCAACATTAATCGCCGTGGTCAGCGATAATGCGACCCCAGCCAGTCGTGCCAGAGTTTTGGGCATCTATCGCTTTTGGCGCGATCTTGGTTATGCGATCGGGGCATTATTGGCAGGAATTATCGCCGATTGGCTGGGCATGGCTTGGGCAATTGGCTTGGTCGCAGGCTTGACCGCAATTTCCAGCTTGTTGGCGCATTCGAATCTCAACAAAGCGTAA
- a CDS encoding DsbA family protein has product MNKSVATKKRQARTRKPQGGLPREVKMLLWLSVPILLIVAVVMLTKAGAEPAQTVDVSRLIYPDSPVLGKTDAPVTIVEFLDPECESCRAFFPIVKDVLAQNGDNVRLVVRYFPLHNNSVLAIAATEAAGNQGKYWEMQELLFNKQSEWGEKQTPQTALMLQYAQELGLDGDQFAKDLSDPKIMQKIERDNADAQALNVRGTPSFFVNGKEVSSLSQAALQSAIDDAK; this is encoded by the coding sequence ATGAATAAATCTGTTGCTACCAAAAAACGCCAAGCCCGCACCCGCAAACCTCAAGGTGGCTTGCCGCGTGAAGTTAAGATGTTGCTTTGGTTGAGTGTGCCAATTTTGTTGATTGTGGCGGTGGTGATGTTGACCAAAGCTGGAGCCGAACCAGCCCAAACCGTCGATGTTTCGCGCTTGATCTACCCTGATAGTCCAGTTTTGGGCAAAACCGATGCGCCAGTCACGATCGTTGAGTTTCTTGATCCTGAATGTGAGTCGTGTCGCGCCTTCTTCCCGATTGTCAAGGATGTGCTAGCTCAAAACGGCGATAATGTGCGCTTAGTCGTGCGCTATTTCCCCTTGCATAACAACTCGGTCTTGGCGATTGCGGCAACCGAAGCTGCTGGCAACCAAGGCAAATATTGGGAAATGCAAGAGCTGCTGTTCAATAAACAAAGTGAATGGGGCGAAAAACAAACTCCTCAAACTGCCTTGATGTTGCAATATGCCCAAGAATTGGGCCTAGATGGCGATCAGTTTGCCAAAGATTTGAGCGACCCCAAGATTATGCAAAAGATCGAGCGCGATAATGCCGATGCCCAAGCGCTGAATGTACGGGGAACGCCTAGCTTCTTCGTCAATGGCAAAGAAGTTAGCTCACTCAGCCAAGCTGCTTTGCAAAGTGCAATCGACGACGCGAAATGA
- a CDS encoding disulfide bond formation protein B, producing MQPSAIESSALSEPDEHIPISFGQRVRENLGYLAWLQAVVATLGSLYFSEIKGFPPCNLCWYQRILMYPLVLILTVGIIRRDPAMRWYGLPLSIGGWLVASYHCLLTYGVISAELAPCSAGVSCLARWINWYGFITIPLLAWVAFSVITIALLFAKPAKELDHE from the coding sequence ATGCAGCCCTCTGCAATCGAATCATCGGCGCTCAGCGAGCCTGATGAGCACATACCTATTTCATTTGGACAGCGTGTCCGCGAAAACTTAGGCTATTTGGCTTGGCTTCAGGCGGTTGTTGCAACGCTTGGCAGCCTCTATTTTAGCGAGATTAAGGGCTTTCCGCCGTGTAACTTGTGTTGGTATCAACGGATTTTGATGTATCCACTGGTGCTGATTCTGACGGTGGGGATTATTCGCCGCGATCCGGCCATGCGTTGGTATGGCTTGCCGTTGAGTATTGGTGGCTGGCTGGTCGCTAGCTATCACTGTTTGCTGACCTATGGCGTAATTTCGGCTGAACTTGCGCCGTGCAGCGCGGGGGTTTCGTGTCTTGCCCGTTGGATCAACTGGTATGGCTTTATTACGATTCCATTGCTGGCTTGGGTCGCCTTCAGCGTCATCACCATTGCGTTGTTATTTGCTAAACCTGCTAAGGAGCTTGATCATGAATAA
- a CDS encoding FixH family protein: MLRYTQLILLSLIFVSLLGCSRTPSDDPRLNISLEQTPSTMAVQTIVLSISDGATPLENAKVQIEATMTHAGMPSQIVPMEPLGAGKYQANIDFSMLGEWVLIVNVTESNGAVMQRTLPAFNIQ, from the coding sequence ATGCTACGTTATACCCAGTTAATTCTGTTAAGTTTGATTTTCGTCAGTTTGCTTGGCTGTAGCCGCACGCCCAGCGATGATCCACGTTTGAACATCAGCCTTGAACAAACCCCGAGCACGATGGCGGTGCAAACGATTGTGTTGAGCATCAGCGATGGCGCAACGCCCTTGGAAAACGCCAAAGTACAAATCGAGGCCACCATGACTCACGCTGGCATGCCCTCGCAAATTGTGCCGATGGAGCCGCTTGGCGCTGGTAAATATCAGGCAAACATTGATTTTTCGATGCTCGGCGAATGGGTTTTGATCGTCAACGTCACTGAATCCAACGGTGCTGTTATGCAACGAACGCTGCCGGCCTTCAATATTCAATAA
- a CDS encoding FesM, producing MQQLPAIDLLKLPGLRWLGRWRYARFALQMPLFAIAMLMVWDGMTGAQLAPKNSATVLVWVHYRGFLMLALLVVGNLFCMACPFMLPRNLARRWLKPRFKWPSWLRNKWLTTGLLVAFFFIYERFDLWASPWWTAWLIVAYFVAALLIDSSFQGAPFCKYVCPLGQFNMLSSTLSPIEVAVRQPQRCQTCQTKDCIVGRDDQPGCELWLFQPKKVGNLDCTMCLDCIHACPHDNIGLLARVPGQELISLEPRSGIGKIEQRSDFSLLMLVFTWGALLNAFGMISPVYSFYNWLTSQFAISSETFLLSVVFILALVIEPVVLLGGAAWLFRRISGHSERLIAIINRFMKGFLPIGIAMWTAHYAFHFIIGFWTILPVLRSLLAEAGINFSWMPVTGLSPLVPQVMIYPFQIGMILLGSVLSAVITWQTTTSITKQRQRWAWLPWALVIVAMAGSAMWLLSQPMDMRGILEG from the coding sequence ATGCAACAGCTTCCAGCGATTGATTTACTGAAATTGCCAGGCTTGCGCTGGCTGGGGCGTTGGCGCTATGCCCGTTTTGCGCTGCAAATGCCGTTATTTGCCATAGCCATGTTGATGGTTTGGGATGGCATGACTGGCGCTCAGTTGGCTCCCAAAAATAGTGCCACAGTGCTGGTGTGGGTGCATTATCGCGGCTTTTTGATGTTGGCCTTGTTGGTGGTTGGCAACTTATTTTGTATGGCCTGCCCATTTATGTTGCCACGCAATTTGGCGCGACGCTGGCTCAAACCACGCTTCAAATGGCCAAGCTGGCTGCGCAACAAATGGCTAACGACTGGTTTATTGGTCGCATTTTTCTTTATCTACGAGCGCTTTGATTTGTGGGCCTCGCCGTGGTGGACGGCTTGGCTGATTGTGGCTTATTTTGTGGCGGCCCTGCTGATCGATAGCAGTTTTCAGGGTGCGCCATTTTGTAAATATGTCTGTCCGCTGGGCCAATTTAATATGTTGAGTTCAACCCTCTCGCCAATCGAGGTGGCGGTGCGCCAGCCCCAACGCTGCCAAACCTGCCAAACCAAAGATTGCATTGTGGGGCGTGATGATCAGCCAGGTTGTGAATTATGGCTGTTTCAACCCAAAAAGGTCGGCAATCTCGATTGTACGATGTGTTTGGATTGTATTCATGCTTGCCCTCACGATAATATTGGCTTGCTAGCTCGTGTGCCAGGCCAAGAGCTAATCAGCCTAGAACCACGCTCAGGCATTGGCAAAATCGAACAACGCAGCGATTTTAGCTTGCTCATGTTGGTCTTTACGTGGGGGGCATTGCTCAACGCCTTCGGCATGATCAGCCCAGTCTATAGCTTTTACAATTGGCTCACCAGCCAGTTTGCCATCAGTAGCGAAACATTCTTGCTAAGTGTGGTGTTTATCTTGGCCTTAGTGATTGAGCCAGTCGTTTTGTTAGGCGGAGCAGCATGGCTCTTTCGACGCATTAGCGGCCATAGCGAACGCTTGATTGCGATCATCAATCGCTTTATGAAGGGCTTTTTGCCGATTGGCATTGCCATGTGGACAGCTCACTATGCCTTTCACTTTATCATCGGCTTTTGGACGATTCTGCCAGTCTTGCGCTCGTTACTGGCCGAAGCGGGGATTAATTTTAGCTGGATGCCGGTAACGGGATTAAGCCCACTGGTGCCACAAGTGATGATCTACCCATTTCAAATCGGCATGATTCTGCTGGGCAGCGTGCTTTCAGCGGTGATTACATGGCAAACGACAACCAGCATCACCAAACAACGACAGCGCTGGGCTTGGCTGCCGTGGGCGCTGGTCATCGTAGCGATGGCTGGCAGCGCGATGTGGCTGCTGAGCCAACCAATGGATATGCGTGGGATTCTAGAAGGATAA